CAAGAGGCTTCAATAACACATATTCCTCcttttttaatgagatttttaatgCCATGAGAAACAATggaatttattttactgaagtcTTTCCTCCTCAACTGCAAATAATACAAGTGCAAAAGCATCAGGAGGATGATACCACCCACGATGTGGGAAAAGTAGTGCCGATCTCTACACTTTCCTTGACTCTAACATAATGGATTTACCTTAATAACCTGGATAAATACCTGGGTAGATTTTCATAAACCATGGCCATTTTGCAATGACCTGCTTTTTGGCTATTTGTTTCCTTGTTCTTCAGGCAGCTTCATTTCTGTGTGTGCAATCACAGCACCCTCTACTGCCTCCCGCTGAATCTGCAAAAGGACCGCTAGTAATTGCGGTCTCTAAAAGCCACTTCTGGAGCGACTAGGCTTTCTCATTATCACGTGTAGTTTCATACACGAAACAACAACCCCACCATGAGAATGATAACCCCAGAAGGTATTTTAGTTCAGTCTATAGCGTAGAGCAGAGCCCATAAATGAATAGTATGAATTCCGCAGGGACTCAAGCACTTATCAGCCTGAGAgtagtttttccttttaatctgtAAGGCATTATCTCCCACTTTTGTTAGGTCCGTGGAGGAAAAATAGATCTATTTTCCTAGTGATGAACACGAAAAGGCACTAAGTCACGGGCTGCTTCGGGGTGCTCCCGCACCGACTGTCACGGGCCTGACATAAAGCCCCCGTCACAGAATCCGCTCCTCACGAGCTTCGGGTGTCAGGGGTGTGAAGTGCTCTCCCGGCCCTGACGGGCGGAGCTTTCGCCTCTGCTGTTTTTGCACAGAACCAGGGCTCTGGCTCGTTTACTCTCAAATCCCGCCCTTCGCCACCAGCCGCGCTCAGCGGGGCCCCTTTGCACCAGTCCCGCCTCATTAGGGGCGACGGGCAGGTCCCAGGTGAAGCCTGCGAGCGACTCCCGGCGCCCAGGAACGAACACCGCGGCACGTGGGCCGGGGAAAGCGCTGTCCAAGCACCGGGAGCGGGCGGAGCCGCCGGAATCgcgctcggcccggcccggcagGGGGCGGGGCTGCCTTGGGCCGTCGCGCCCCGAGCCGCTGACGTGGCGCTGCCCCCGCGCTGCGCGTGCGCACACGGTCCTTCCGGAGCGGAGCAggatggtgctgctggagagcGAGCAGGTGCGGGGTGCGGCCCGCCGGGAAATGGGGGCGAGTCGTGTGTGCCGCCgctgagggagagggagagggagagggaggaaaccACTGCGAGGGAGGGGAATGGGAGCGGATCGGGCGTCGCGGTCCGCAGGGACTCTCTCTCGGCGAGGCAGAAGCGTCGGGGCCGCGGGAGGTCCGGGCGGCTCAGAGTTCGTGTTCAGAGTCAGGAGCGCGGGTAGGGCCGGCCCCGGCTGGGACTTCGTGCCGTGGAGCTTCAGCGTGGGGAACGCCGAGAATCGGCCTTTCCTCGGTGCTGCCTCCCGCGGGTGGAGAGAGGCCGGGCCAGGCCGGCGCTGCGCGGGGAGAAGAGCTTGCTCGGAGCTCCTGTAGTGGCTCCCAGCCACGGGCGCGTCTCTTTTCTCTTGCAGTTCCTGACGGAGCTTACCAGGCTCTTCCAAAAGTGCAGGACTTCCGGGAGCGTTTTCATAACGCTGAAGAAATGTAAGTTTTGAGTCTGTTACTGGATTAAAGAGGTGTTCCTATAAATCTGACTGTTGTCACCAGGTATTTTAAGCGATACAGTTGTAATCCAGGGCATCTGAGGACAAGAGTGGTCATAGTGACAAACCTGACAGCTGGAGCACTGATGGTACCACTGTTATGTTAGTTCTACATCTGTTAGCTGTAGGACTAATAGTTAGTACTAGTACTGTTAGTACTAAGAACTTTTGAGTAAGACTGTATTTCAAACTGCAGGAAGTAGTGGaactttttgtttgttaaacAGTAAGTGAAAATCGTTAGTTTCTGTAAAAGGAGAGTTCTGATGTTGTTTTTGTGTGTTCATGTTCCTCTGGTTCCTAGCTAGGTGGCACTACTGGAGAGGCCGTCTATCCAGGCAGCAGGGTGACCTGCATTTAAAGCATACCGCTGCTCGAGCGGGCGGGGCATACAGCACCTTTTGGGGTGGATTTACTTCCATCTTTTCTGGCAGATACAGTTTACAGAACAAGTCCTTCCGGGGTCCTAGAGTAAGTGCAGTTTGGCAGCAGTGCTAGTTCAGTTGGCCTGAAATTCCAGGGTTTTTTATGGATCTGTTCACGAGCAATTTTTAACATCTCACATCAGAAGGCACCTGttgattttaatgaaatacttctttttcaATACAGATGATGGCCGAACAAAACCAGTTCCACGCAAAGGCCACGTAGAAACTTTTGAACCAGCAGACAATAAGTGTCTCCTAAGAGCAACtgatggaaagaagaaaattagcaCAGTGGTAAGTGACAGCTTTTAAGTGAGAAAGATTAGTGTCTCTGTTGTTTTTGATTAAATGCTCCATATTTTAAGTGAAACTTGAGAAAATGTTAACTGAAAGTTGAAAACCTGATGTGTGTGTACTTTGAACGGAGGATTGGGAAAGGCTTTAGCTGACTTTAGCTCTGCTCTGTGATATGacacaaggaaaaaatgttaCTTTGAGAAATAGTTGAAAATCTGAACTGCAGCATTTTTATGGGTCCAGAAGTGAATCAAACCTTTCTTTGAATGCTTTTTCACATTATTCCCATTTGACAACATGTGACTTAAGGATTAATAGCCTGTAGAAGGTTTTGTTGATCAAggaatgttttcagttttctaagTCATTCAAGTCCCATGACAACAATACAGCACATTGACCACTGAATGTGATAAAAGTTGATCCAACTGCTGCTAAAAAGACCAGATGGTAATTGGTGGGTAAACATGTATTGGTGCTTGGTCTGTAATAGAAGCCAGTATTTTCGTGGTTAACCTCTAGTATTACTTTTGTAGGTGAGCTCAAAGGAGGTAAATAAATTCCAGATGGTAAGTTTTCTGTGccttttatcttccttttctgtaaATAGTACAAGTAGTCTGTTTGAAGTACTGGACAGTTCTGAACAGGTTGATTCCATGCTGAACTGCCACAGAAACTAACTTAGACTACCCCTTTATcttaatctgtttttaaaaagtcctttTATCTAACCTTGTAAATTGGTTtacaaacagtattttaatgGTGCAGAGTGTAAGAGCGTGCTTCTCTGGAAAAGGCAGATAATTGGCCATTAGTAATAGATAAAATGTTACCTCTTGCATATTGTCATTTAAGTATTTGGGGTTCTTTTATATGGTTCATAATTGTTCTTTCAGGCATATTCAAATTTGCTAAGAGCTAACATGGATGGCTTGaagaagaaagacaagaaaagcaaGGCCAAGAAGAGTAAAGCAACACAGTGATGGGACAGTGTGCTGCCATCACTATAATAGACTTGACCCTTGCTCAAAGCAAAGTCCATTTCTTTTTGTTACCATTTGTCTTTGGCTTTCCTTCCAGCAGGATAGTGGGATGTGATCAGTACTTTTGTTTGAACTGGTAGCAGAGCTGCTGTCTTCAGGTTGTTATATGGCAGGAGTATGTACAGCATTATACTGAAATAGCTTTACACTCAGCTGATCTGTACTTACACTGCTACCATTTACTCTGCAGTGTAAAACCTGTCTGGGGGGTAGCACAGGGTGAAGACATATGTACCATACCAGAAACAAAACAGGACTGGAGCAGGAGCCTCAGTGACAGATGCCCAGTTTTATAGATAAGCCTCAGTAATTCGAGGGAAAGCAGGTGCCAACATATTATGAGGAACAGCTGCTTTCCTGTTTCTGTCTTAATCTGAGGGTCATGTCTATATGATGCAGTACAGATATCCCCAAGGCAGCGAGTTCCTGCAGAGCCCTCACTCCATGCTGATCCAGCTGTTCTGACCTGggcttggggtggggggagggtaGGACTATGCGTCCTGTTCCCTTCAGACATGGCTTACAAATGCTCATGTCacctaaacttttttttttaaaatcatcctTCTGTATAGTCAGGGATCtgaattttccttcctccatATGAGCAGATGTAAAAAGTAAATATGTAATTACTCCTATTAAACATAATGAGAAATGAATTGGGTGTAATGACTGATGTGACTTGTCGTGGTGAATTGCTAGGAATGGCACAGTTATCTGTGCCTTTAGGACTATGTACTGCTGCTTCTTTGGGCATTGCTGTTAGAACCTTCACAGTTCTGAgaagttttttggtttgtctTGCAAGTTACCTCTACATGTTTTAACTTTGCCTTCTTTCTGCCCTTTCCGgtagcaaagaaaagaaaataggtatttattaatGTAATGATGGCAAATTGGCAATCATTTGAGTTAGAGAAAGAAGTGTAAGTTATTTAAACAAAAGGTACCAAGTGAGGAGGGAGGGTAAATACTAGTATATTTCCAGAAATCCTTAACATTTCTGCATATTCATCCAGTGTTTTGATGTGAAATGGAATACAACGTTATGACTGCTGTAAATCATAGTTTCTCAGCTTCGTTCTTCCTGATGGGGTTGTGTTACAGTTTAGCTTTGAGAAGGTAATTATAATACTTCCATTATACTATAACTTCAGCTTCAAACTTAATCTGACAACTCAGGTAAAGAAAGTTAGTTCAAAACTTTGGTTATGCCTCAAGCACATGCAGGTTACTGTTTCTCTTGCAAGTCTTTGACTTAGGTCTGAAACAAGTGTTTTCTTCTATCAGGTCTTTATCTcacagaagctgctgcttgATTTAAATTCAAAAGTACGGACAGGACAAGCACAGTCAGCCAGGCTTGTAACAACTCTGAGCCCGAAATCTACCATGTTTTATACATAAATTAAAACAGTAGGTTAAAATCCCAACCAAAAATGACACACAAAAGGCTTATAATAAGTGTTTCAGTAAGGCTCAGCAGTTTTTATTACATAAAACTcctcaaaaatgttttaaacaattttgaaatgtaattaattatttcataatCCTAGAACTAACATTTCTTGTTGTGGCACTACTGTTGCATAAAAGGCATTCtgaaaccatttaaaaaaagtaGTTTTACACCTGTACAGCTGATTGTTGTAGCATAAGGGGCAAGAACTACATGGTAATACCTATCTGTGGCTATGGTCAGACTTGCTCCTTAGTTGCCTATAAAACAATTACTTCcacattttgaaagcatttggttttgtatttatcATGGTTTAGGAATGTCATTCTCTAGTGCTCCATTTGATTCCATGTGCCACTCACTACCCTCTCCTCCTGCCAGTGGCTGGAGAATTGGGACACACAGAAGGTAAAGAGCACAGGATGAGGTAagaatttactggaaacagcagtgaaataagAAAACACTAACAGCAACAATACCAGCGGCAGAGGGTACAGGAAAGGTGAACGAGTCCACTTGCTCCCTCTGCCATGCGTTGTCCACCTGGAAAGGACCTAGAAGCAATGGTGTGAGCTGATACAGATCAAGCTCTGGGTCCTGGCTGTGCTTCTTCCTAGCTACAGCAAATATTAACCCTGTCCCGGCCAGAATCAGGGCAATATTATACATGAAATGCAATTTGGACACATAAAAAGACACTAGTTGCCTCTCTTGCATTATTACAGCTTTTTGAAATGCCTCGACAAAACACTGTTGTCCATATGTAGAAGCATCCCATAACAGACACGTGAAATACTAAAACAAAACCTTGTATTCATCTCGGTAACTGTACAGAATAAGTGCAGGAACCctagaaaaggaaggaaaaaagaatttttcaaTTTTGAAACTGCAGATTTGAATGCTGCAATTCCTGTAACAAATTCTCACAATAAGATAGCAAAAAGATTTAGTAGAAGAATCAGtaagttttggtttgtttggctGTGACTGCAATTTTCCCCTCATCCTCTTTCCATTGATCTTGCATGTTCAGTTTTCACTTCAGTGATGTGAAGGCTGTTATGGCTAAGTAGTGCTCAGGCCCCAAATGGGATAGGAAGATAGTCAGGGACTGTATTACATTCATACCCAGCATTACATGGAATATTTGGGTTGTGTTGCTCACAGCCTTGCAGGCCCCATGAAGAACAAAAATGCTTCACTTGATACTGGTATCACATACTAAGCTACCTTAGTAAACAGCAAACCTGGAGCAATTTTATTGCATCTAAGAAAAAGGAACCAAAGTTTTAGTCTTACTTAAAGGTTAAGTAGTACCTTCAAGTAGAACTAAGgtttaagaaaatgaaatgaaaccCATAGTTAGGCATAAATACTCAAGTCTCAAGTGGACCAGTACATGTAATGTTTGACAGCTTGAGGTTTAAAACTGGACATACTGGATGTGTCCAGACTATCTGTATCAGCTGTGCCAGAATCGAGCAGGGACACTATGAGTTgaatataaacatttttatgCTTATAAAACAGAAATGGGCTTTACTGTACATCCATTGTGATTGCATGAAACTGGGCACTctcccacctgtccctgccATCATAGTATTTCAGAGCAGGAGGAGTTAAAGGTGCTCAGGAGTTTTAAAAAGACAAGCTGAGTCCCTCTCATCAGAAAAGAGGGCTTTTATGTAGCAGTATACATATAGCAGTATACATGTATATTATACATACATGTATCTTTACATATATAGAAATTTATGTAGTATGTATAGCAGGATACTTGACTGCACATAGCTGTCTGCTATTGATTTTTATTAACACAGCAGCAAGTGAAGAGAAAAGTGGCAATGCAGTCTAGAGCTT
This genomic stretch from Cinclus cinclus chromosome 6, bCinCin1.1, whole genome shotgun sequence harbors:
- the SRP14 gene encoding signal recognition particle 14 kDa protein; its protein translation is MVLLESEQFLTELTRLFQKCRTSGSVFITLKKYDGRTKPVPRKGHVETFEPADNKCLLRATDGKKKISTVVSSKEVNKFQMAYSNLLRANMDGLKKKDKKSKAKKSKATQ